CAAGTAGGTATACCGTATCGGTTCGTATCTATTgttaagaatattttgataagAAAAATGCATGCGTACAAAGAATCCCAGACAAGAAATTAAACTAAGTTAATGAGAAATAAGAgagataattaagcttaagAAAGAATTATATAGAGAGAATCTTCTAATGGACTAAATTATTGCTTAATTTGAGAACTTGATCAGAAAGTGATCATCCAAAATCCGTTTCCTTTCACCCATTTGTAACGTATACATGAAAAGCTTCAACCCCACTATCACAAAAGGAGCACTAGCTTGAGCTTCTTTTCACTTTAAAACAGCACCCTTTTAAGCATGACTCCTACGGAACTCTATTCACACCTATATCAAAACAATTTGTCTCATCTCATTCATGGAAAAAGCTTCAGTTACGTCCCTTTAGAGACTCCGACACACCACCCTTTTTAACAAGCATGCATCTCTTTTCACACATCCAAAAGGCATCTCCTAGTAGGGTATTATATCCACTTACTACTTTTTCACAGGAAGAAGGGTGGGTTGTGTGCCGGGCGTTCAAGAAGCGAACCAGTTGCGCGAGCCGGAGCGCCGTCGATCTGTGGGAATGCAACTACTCGTACGATGAACCCATTCAGATGAGTTCTATCGTCGCCGATCCTTTGACATACCTACAGAGGCCGCCAAAGCAGTCCGGCCTTCTTTGCAAGCAAGAGACAGAGCTCGACAATGCAAACGTATTGCAATCAAACCACTTCGTTCAGCTGCCGCAGCTTGAGAGCCCCTCCATACCCCTCGTGAAGTGGCCGAGCCTGCTCTCATCTGTCGCTGCGGTGGAGAACGATGACGATGAGCAAACAAGAGGATGTCACGTGGCCGAGAAGGTGACCGACTGGAGGGCGCTTGACAAGTTCGTCGCGGCCCAGTTGAGCCCTGAGGACCAGTTCGCTGCCGACCAGGTGGTCTCGGGTTATGGCGTCGACCAAGAGTCGGAGATGGCACTTCTTCTGCTTCAGGGGGGGTGTGATATCAATGAGGCAGCGGCGGCTGCGGGGAAGCTGAGCGGGTTCTTGAGCTCTTCGGGATCGGAGTGCGACATTGGGATCTGCGTGTTTGAGAAGTAAGCATAAAATGGAGGGTCCAAGAGATCGAAGATTCACGATTTTTAACTTGGTTATTTtgttcaactctatatatatatatatatatatatgtttgggGTTGCATGGTTACTAGTGGGGGCTATATATTCTTGTGCAGAAGAAGTGGAGTTGCACTTAATGAGCTCTTTGATTATCTCTAACTATGGTTAGTGTCGGGGCCTAATACATATAGTTCTATTGGCTTATCATTTTGTGGAATGTGGTTGCACGAGTACTGCTTACTAATATGAGATAATTGTCATTGTTTGcatgattaattaaaataattgcctGTAATACATAACCAGCAGGAATTAATTAATGTTGAATGAACTAATTTAGACATTGATTTCAGTACgactatgcaattttttttttataaagagtaCGTTTTCTCTAGAAAAATATAATGCATTGATGAGCCGTGCGTGTAGTTTCATTCTTTCCttctattttgttaaaaaaaacaaaaacaaataggCTGGTTTGTTATAGTAAGAGTTTCTTTgatcaatcaaattaaattgCTCATAAAGGAGTGGGACCTCCTTCGCGAGCCTTCAAACtactcgtaattttttttttttttccaccccTCTCGGGGCCTCGTTGCCCCACACTTGTACCCTAATTAATCgaatcaatgaatgaagcggatagggtgctatctatttttcaaaaaaaaaaaaaatcaaattaaattgcGAGCCCTCTGCAAATTGTTTTCATGATCTTCCCCTTTTAATTGCCAGATGCAAGGAAATGAACTATTTATGATCCCCTCTgatagcaattttttttttgggaaaatttCTACCTTTGCCAATTCGGCGACCCAATTCGGGTCGCCTTCTCATTGTAGTTACTGGATCCGGAGTTGACTAGTACGGCCTTGTGATATGAACAATACTCTAGCAATTGCTTCTTCAAACAGCTTTTACCTCTACATGCTCTATTTTCATGGCACTGGACTAGAGAATATATTTGAGCAAAATTTTTGCAGAAGCTCGAAAGCTTACATTAGGATACGGATACCTAGATCTGACAATCTCTATCGGTACTCACAGATACCCGCAAGTTAACCGCAAATTTGTGGATATATATAgatactaatttttcttatccaaaaaattatggGTAAATGAATGAATACCTATTAAGCTGTGGGTGTTTTGGACAACTCGGTACGagcaaatatttttctaattaaaaaatatataatttttatgatattGACTCTATAATCATTATAATTTTGTATCATGAAAGTTTGAGATGGTAAAAtactttaatattatataatttatgcgttataagattttatattatttattatatattatgatatttcaaacaacaagttatgttatatttttaaaaattatatatatgtattttgcatTCGAAAAGtataagagcaaaaaaaaaaaaaatcttgcggATAATCCGCATAACTACCCAGTACCCACCAGTCTGTGGGCAAGTACGGGTAAAATGTTGACTGTCCAAAAATATATaggtaaattttattcataccCATATGGCTTGTGGGTAGAATGATCCGCCCACGGGTTATCTAACCTGCTCGTTTGCCCGGTCCAAAGATACCTAACAAATGCGCCTCTTAGTCAACGCTTTATAGCCATCTATAATAATCTACAACGAGAAAACGGGCCAGAGGCTCAATTCATTTATCAGCCCATAATCAATTTACAATTCTTACTTGGGCCTAGTTGGCCCATCTATCAAACTAGTCCGTGGCCCATTTCCATCACTACGCAAGTTATTGAATAAAGTAATAATACacattttgtataatttttaattttaagtggACTtggcattttgtttttttaagacAAGAATATACCATATCCATTTTAATTTCTCAGGAAATATTTGGAAGTATTAGGAAGAAGTCTTTCCTTTCATAGTTATTAGATCAAAAGTCTCCATATGATTACTTTCTAAAACATCATTTTAACAGAAATTGACGTATTGTCTTAATAAAACCTTTTGTCATTTTACGTGACATAATACAATTACTTCGAGATATATCATTATATCCTACGTAGTTAACTgctacaataaaaaaaaaaaaatcacagttATCCGACTTAACATTATTCATCTCCTTTTGATTGGAGCTCTTTATTGTTATTAATTAggtcataatttttttgtttgttattaGCTAGGTAGGTCATAAATGAAGTACTTTGATGTTTTCTTGTTCCAATAAAGACAATTATATATGACCTTTGCTGAAGTACTTTCAGAGATTATGCCATGGGAAATGGTGCTTGTTTATATCTTACTCTCTTAAGTTTTTATCTTACACTTATATTATTTGAGGATTTGTACAATTCATTCTAACTTTtcaatactaaaataataaacaGTGATAAGAGTAGTATGAAAGTATTAATTTTTGGATAATGCGAAGATCAATGTAAAATATACACCCGCTTTTCGGTGCAAGAAGCATAACTATTGCATGACTTGCCAAAAGCACAAGTGAGCCGGTGATTATCAGTGAAGGAAAAAGTTCTATGTCAGCAATATAAACATAAGTCATCTAATAATAACTTGATTGTGTTTTAATGTTCGCGtagttttttttgaataattgaTACGTTAAGTAATTGTCTCATAGAACATGGCCAACTACCCAAGTACTTTCCGTCTTCACGCTGTACTCTAGAATGGATGAAATCAATAGAGATAAGCCCAGTCCGAAACATTCTCGGTCAAATCGCTTTATAATTTTCTACAATAAGTTGGAGTTCATAATAGAAATTCATACAAATGTGGAACATCTGCATATATCCCtctcaaagttaaaattttcgcCCGTAAAGTGTTGGCAGGGGGAGGAGGGATGTGTGTTTTGTTTGGAAGGGTCAGAGATGGTTAATCACTTTTTTTGTGGTTTGcgaaaatttcagatttttgttAGAGAAATTGTTTACCTAACAAGATGATCTCACATAACTGCAATTAATCGCCATTTATTAGTGGCTTATCTGGTTAGAACCgcaaaaaaaagagttttttcaaaagaaaaaacacaacATGAGATTAATGATGGTGGAGGTACAATTTCTGGAGTCTTTGAGATAACTTTTGTCCTTGTGCTCCTGATCGAGCAATTTCATAGATCTCTTTACTCTTGACATCTTCCATCTTAATTGGTCTCTTCCGCCATACAGATTCATGGGCACTCCATAGAGTTGGATCTCCCGCCTCCCGTGGGTTGTATATGCTCACCTTAATTTAGAGTCTAATTTgctaagatttattttttttataattgggTCAAAGTAGAATTacagtaaaattttatatagtttaagttagatgaattttatttttaaggcGGTTAAATTATCTGAGTAGAAACATtataagctataaatatagagGTCTGGACaatgttaattaatttagatGAAGCCAGAGCCCGACTGTAATCATGATAACTGTACGTGCGTAAAGCACCAAACCAAAGTATTGTTTTGTACTAGTGAAATACCTGCGCGaggctgcggatataaaaatatttttacaaattttattttttataagtttaattattaattaaataaaagttatataaaaatagtttaatagttaaatctatttaaataacagattaaaattggtatatgcgtaagtaaatttatacatcaatttattttataaagatttatatgagaaggatttgagataaatctatcaaaataatttaaaaaaatcaataaatagaaggaaaataaatttgtagaagaaattgtttaataaaattaattatatatatacacatatacactatatttctaaaatttttctcttgaaatttaaattatgtattttttttatacaacgatattttacgtgatttaaattgaatctattaggttagattttattatgcgatttattacgcgtattattactaaaattaattaattagtttcatagagtttagagatttaaattgaagttaaaaaattagaaataaatattattagttaaaattaaaatataaaatataaaatataaaatataaaatttggaatttaaaaatttaaaatttgaaagtatcataattttaaattttaatatcaaaatttaaaattttatattatatatatatatatattatttatatatatagtagagagagaataAAGAAGGGTTTGGGGGGGAGACATGTGTCACCTTATGGTCCTTCCTTCTTTTAATGTAGAAAGAATAGATTTCCACGAAAACgtagattatattatttttttttttgtcctttctttttgttttatttgtgaGAAATATTTATACATTACAGCAAATGTATCGATTTGATATTTGTTGAAGGCTCGCCGCCTACTAGGTGACAGAATTATTGTTGCAGTTAATAATTGATATGGCAATGAATAGTGACCTGACATATACACGAGAAATTGTCACATCTGCACTCAGAGTATCCATAC
This genomic window from Ananas comosus cultivar F153 linkage group 3, ASM154086v1, whole genome shotgun sequence contains:
- the LOC109707023 gene encoding NAC domain-containing protein 37-like isoform X2, which codes for MDTTESCVPPGFRFHPTDEELVGYYLKKKVASQKIDLDVIRDIDLYRIEPWDLQEHCRIGYEEQSEWYFFSHKDRKYPTGTRTNRATMAGFWKATGRDKAIHDKNKLIGMRKTLVFYKGRAPNGQKTDWIMHEYRLESEENGPPQEEGWVVCRAFKKRTSCASRSAVDLWECNYSYDEPIQMSSIVADPLTYLQRPPKQSGLLCKQETELDNANVLQSNHFVQLPQLESPSIPLVKWPSLLSSVAAVENDDDEQTRGCHVAEKVTDWRALDKFVAAQLSPEDQFAADQVVSGYGVDQESEMALLLLQGGCDINEAAAAAGKLSGFLSSSGSECDIGICVFEK
- the LOC109707023 gene encoding NAC domain-containing protein 37-like isoform X1 encodes the protein MQVMDTTESCVPPGFRFHPTDEELVGYYLKKKVASQKIDLDVIRDIDLYRIEPWDLQEHCRIGYEEQSEWYFFSHKDRKYPTGTRTNRATMAGFWKATGRDKAIHDKNKLIGMRKTLVFYKGRAPNGQKTDWIMHEYRLESEENGPPQEEGWVVCRAFKKRTSCASRSAVDLWECNYSYDEPIQMSSIVADPLTYLQRPPKQSGLLCKQETELDNANVLQSNHFVQLPQLESPSIPLVKWPSLLSSVAAVENDDDEQTRGCHVAEKVTDWRALDKFVAAQLSPEDQFAADQVVSGYGVDQESEMALLLLQGGCDINEAAAAAGKLSGFLSSSGSECDIGICVFEK